In the genome of Fusarium fujikuroi IMI 58289 draft genome, chromosome FFUJ_chr02, one region contains:
- a CDS encoding probable guanylate kinase, whose amino-acid sequence MDAFGCGSLTNHMSTTLLDARPIIISGPSGVGKGTLIKRLKDNHPTIFGSVVSHTTRQPRPDEAEGVAYFFCSAPEIWNMIMRKQFVEHTYYSGNFYGTSKKAMDELMKKGVAPILDIEMEGVKQMKASDLVARYVFVSPPSLETLEARLWERGTEDEASISQRLAQAKLELEFAETGVHDIIIVNGDLDEAYRQLEDFVFQRGRFN is encoded by the exons ATGGATGCCTTTGGCTGCGGGTCATTGACAAACCACATGAGCACAA CGCTGCTCGACGCTCGTCCTATAATTATATCCGGCCCTTCTGGCGTTGGCAAGGGTACACTGATCAAGCGACTGAAGGACAACCACCCGACCATCTTCGGCTCGGTTGTCTCACACACAACACGCCAGCCGCGACCTGACGAGGCCGAGGGAGTGGCCTACTTTTTCTGCTCCGCGCCCGAGATCTGGAACATGATAATGCGGAAACAGTTCGTCGAGCACACTTATTACAGTGGCAACTTTTATGGCACGAgcaagaaggccatggaTGAGCTGATGAAGAAAGGTGTGGCTCCCATCCTGGATATTGAGATGGAAGGCGTAAAGCAGATGAAAGCTTCAGACTTGGTGGCTCGGTATGTCTTCGTCAGCCCTCCGAGTCTGGAGACACTCGAAGCCCGACTCTGGGAGCGCGGAACGGAAGATGAGGCGAGCATCTCGCAGCGGTTGGCACAAGCGAAGCTCGAGCTTGAGTTTGCAGAGACTGGAGTGCATGACattatcatcgtcaacggcgATCTCGATGAAGCGTATCGGCAGCTGGAGGACTTTGTTTTTCAGCGTGGAAGGTTTAATTAG